The genomic DNA ATGAAGGTGGAAAGAAAATCGTTGTTTTGGCAGATATGAAGGAGTTGGGTCAAGAGTCGGTTGCTCTACATGAAGGGATTATCAGCAGTCTGTCACCAACTGTTTTAGATACCCTTATCTTCTATGGGGAAGCTATTGAAGGCTTGGCTCAGTTGGCTAGCCAGATCTTTCCAACAGACAAGGTCCACTTTTTCAAAAAGGACGGACAGATAGATCAGTTTGACGACTTGCTCCAAGAAGTCAAGAATGTCCTTGGTGACAAGGATCAAATCCTGCTTAAAGGTTCAAACTCGATGAACTTGGCCAAGCTAGTAGAGGAACTTGAAAAAGGCTAAACAGGGGAGGAAGGAAGATGAGTGATTTTTTAACGAGGCAGCAAACTGTACCACCGCCTATTTCCTTGTTTTGGTTTACAATCATGATGCTCTTGCTGGTAATTTTGGGCTATGCCAGCTGGAAATACCACGACAATCCGCGATTTGTCAAGCTGTTTCGTTGCTTACAGCTACTTCAGCTAGCCTGTCTTTATTTATGGTACATTTCTTATCAGATTCCATTGGCAAACAGCCTGCCTTTCTATCATTGCCGCATGGCTATGTTTGCCTTGCTCTTATGTCCGAAAGGGTCCAAGGTAAGGTATTATTTTTCTCTGCTCGGGCTTAGTGGTGCGATTTTTGCCTTGGGGTATCCAGTATTTGACCCCTATGATTTTCCGCATATCACCAGTTTTTCATTCTTACTGGGGCACTATGCTCTCTACGTCAACAGTCTAAACGATTTGTTGCAGCCGGCTAAGGGAAAAATCTTGTCGATAAAGGAAATCGTTGGCTACACCTTGCTGATGAATGCCTGTCTGGTTGCTGTCAACCTCCTAACTGGAGGAAATTACGGCCTACTCAGCCGCTCGCCAATTATCCAAAGTCAGGATTTGGTCTTGAATTATGTTCTGATTTCTGCAGTTTTGATTGGTACTCTGCTGCTCTTTGATTGGATTTTCAATCATCAGCACCTGCTAGAGAGATTAAAAAAGCAAGTAAAAAACTAGACTTTTCCTTGTAAGAGTTAGGCTCTTAAAACAGCTAATCTGCTGCCGAAAATATTGAAAAAATCATTGAAATTGAGTATACTAGATAAGATTGAGGAGGCAGGCATGGTGGATGTTCAAGCTGTTTAGCTCTGCTTTTCTCCAAAAAGAAAAAGGAAACAATTATGTCAGTACAAGAAGAAATTAAGAAACGCCGAACCTTCGCGATTATCTCCCACCCGGACGCGGGGAAGACCACCATTACTGAGCAGCTGCTCTATTTTGGGGGAGAAATTCGTGAAGCGGGAACAGTTAAGGGCAAGAAGACGGGAACCTTTGCCAAGTCTGACTGGATGGATATTGAGAAGCAGCGAGGAATCTCGGTGACCTCATCTGTCATGCAGTTTGATTACGCGGGCAAGCGGGTCAATATCCTGGATACGCCTGGACACGAGGATTTCTCTGAGGATACCTATCGGACTCTGATGGCGGTGGATGCGGCAGTTATGGTCGTGGACTCTGCTAAGGGTATCGAGGCCCAGACCAAAAAACTCTTTGAAGTTGTCAAACACCGCAATATCCCTGTCTTTACCTTTATCAACAAGCTAGACCGTGATGGACGGGAGCCGCTGGATCTATTGCAGGAACTGGAAGAAGTGCTGGGTATCGCAAGTTACCCTATGAACTGGCCTATCGGGATGGGGAAATCCTTTGAAGGCCTTTATGATCTCCACAATCAACGCTTAGAACTCTACCGCAAGGAGGAGCGCTTTGCAAACTTGGAGGATGGTGAACAGCTCTTTGGCAACAATCCTTTCTACGCCCAAGTTCTGGAGGATATTGAACTTCTTCAAGAGGCTGGAAATGAATTTTCTAGGGAAGCTATTTTGGAAGGGAACCTGACGCCAGTCTTCTTTGGCTCGGCCCTGACCAACTTCGGTGTGCAGACCTTCTTGGATACTTTCTTGGAATTTGCTCCAGAACCTCACGGCCATAAGACGACTGAGGGAGAGGTGATTGACCCGCTCAATAAAGACTTCTCAGGCTTTGTCTTTAAAATTCAAGCCAATATGGACCCTCGCCACCGCGACCGGATCGCCTTTGTGCGCGTGGTTTCGGGTGAATTTGAGCGCGGAATGGCAGTCAACTTACCTCGTACAGGTAAGGGAGCCAAGCTCTCCAACGTGACCCAGTTTATGGCAGAATTCCGCGAAAATGTGGAAAATGCAGTAGCGGGTGATATTATCGGGGTTTACGATACAGGAACCTATCAGGTAGGTGATACCCTGACCGTTGGAAAAAACAAGTTCGAGTTTGAGCCTCTGCCAACCTTCACCCCAGAAATCTTTATGAAGGTTTCTGCGAAAAATGTGATGAAACAAAAATCCTTCCATAAGGGGATTGAGCAGCTGGTGCAGGAGGGAGCCATTCAGCTCTACAAGAATTACCAAACAGGCGAGTATATGCTAGGTGCTGTCGGCCAGCTCCAGTTTGAAGTTTTTAAACACCGCATGGAGGGCGAGTACAACGCCGAGGTGGTCATGACCCCTATGGGCAAAAAGACTGTCCGTTGGATTAAGCCAGAAGACCTGGATGAGCGTATGTCATCAAGCCGCAACATCCTAGCCAAAGACCGCTTTGACCAACCCGTCTTCCTCTTTGAAAACGACTTTGCTCTGCGCTGGTTCGCGGATAAGTATCCAGATGTAGAGTTGGAAGAGAAGATGTAACAACAGTCCGGGGGACTGTTGTTAGTTGGAGATGAGAGCCGACGAGAGTCGGCTTACCAATGGCTAAGGTTCAGTGAACCTTTTCTAGTTGGAAACAGGCATTGACAGCAGTTCTTTGGTTTTAGAATGAGCCTTGTGAAAGCAAGGTTTTTTTATGCAAAGGTTAGGAAAATTTGATATACTGATAAAAAAATAAAGGAGTCATATCATGGGTTTATTTTCAGGTTTGATGGGCAATGCTTCACAGAAATCCAATGAAGCAGTTGAGCAGGAATTGGAGGCAATTTTGATTGAGGGCGAGCAGGTGCAGCTAGCTTACAGTCTGGTTAGGGATTTGATTGTCTTTACAGATTATCGCTTGATTTTGGTTGATAAGCAAGGGATGACCGGCAAGAAGGCTTCCTACAAGTCCTTACCTTACGGTTCTATTTCTCGTTTTACGGTCGAAACATCTGGTCACTTTGATATGGATGCGGAGTTGAAGATTTGGATTTCTTCGGCTCTTGAACCAGCAGAAGTGTTGCAATTTAAGAGTGATCGCAATGTGATTGACATCCAGAAAGCCTTGGCGGCTGCTGTATTGATTAAGTAGGAATAGAGAGCTTCGGCTTTCTATTTTTTATGCGCGTCTGTTTTTCATCTGTTTTTTTAATTTTTTGCTTGCCAAAAGTGCAATTAAAAAGTATACTAGTTAATTATTAACTAATTAAGTAAATAACAAAAAGGAGAAACTGATGAAGAAGAAAATAACGATGTTGGCATTGGCAGGGGTTGTTTTATCCTGTCATCTATGCTTGGCTGCCTGTCAAAAGGAAGGGCAAGAAACAGCTCCGCAGCAGGAGATGCAAGACAGTAGCTTAGCGATACCTGATGAGGAACTGGTAGTGGTTTCTGAGATTGGTCCAAAGGGCTATATGCGCTTACATGGGGATGAATCCTACTATGTTGAGGGTCCGGTTCCCTATGCGGCTCGTTTTCTAAAAGATACTTTGGTTGGTTCAGACTATCAGTTCAAAAAAGAAGACATTCAATACCAATTGGAAAAAGGGTACATTGTGAAGGTTAAAAATAATTATTTTTATTATCCAACTACCAAGGATGCCCATGTTGTCTCACTTGCTGAGGCCAAGAAAATCACCAAGAATCAGAAGAAAGTTCTCACTCAAGCTGAATCAGGTGTTGCTGGTATTGATTTTCCAACAGATGATGGTTTTTTGTTTGAAAATGAAGGACAAATTCTGTCTAAAACAGGTGACGGTCTCGTTTTGGAACATAACGGTCACTCACATTTTATCTTCTACAAGGATTTGAAAAATAGCAAGTGGTCTTATCTGATCCCTACGGACTATAAAGAAAATAGCCAGACAAATGCACATGGTGGTGAGAAGTTACTAAGCACCCAACCCCTAGATGATGGTTATGTGTTTGATCCAAAAGACATTGTGGCAGAAGACGCCAATGGCTATACAGTGCGACACGGTGATCATTACCATTATATTTGGAAGTCAAGTATCCAGTCAGGCAGCAAGCCTAACCAGGGGGGGAGTGTTGAGGGAACTCTTCCTTTGGTCAACCACCCTCATCCTAATCCCTTACCGAATCCGAACCCGATTTTACCGGATTCAAGCGTAGGTCAAGGTTCAGGAACGGTGACTCCTTCTGAGAAGAAGCGTTTTCCGGGTGTTGATTATCCGACCAGTGATGGTTTTCTCTTTGATGGAAGCGGGGTTCGTGGTCAAACCAGTTTAGGACTCTTGGTTGGACACGATACTCATACCCATCTGATTCCTTATAGCCACCTAATCGCCAGTCCTTGGGAATCCTATATTCCAGCTCAGTATTTGGAAGCAGCCAAGGCAGAATATCTCGCCCATTCTTCCGGACAGACTCAGCCTCAACCTCCTCAAACAGAGCAAGAAAAGCCTGAAGTATTGGCACTAGCCGCTAAAAAAGCCTATCTAGCTCAGCTTTTACAAGTATCAGAGGAGGCTATTCAGCTCATCGAAACAGATGAGGGACCAGCCTTTGTGTATCCGCATGGGGATCACTCTCATACGATTTTGGTTGACAAGGTGGAAATCGGTAAGCCAATAGAAGATCCTCACGGCGATCCTCATGCACATGACAAGGTTGGTATGGCCACTTTGAAAGAGCTGGGCTTTGACGACGAAATTATTGAAGATATTTTGCATGCGACAGCCGACAGTCCGTTCCCATCTAATGAAAAAGATCCTGAAAAGATGAAGGAATGGCTCAAGACGGTGAAATACCTGAATATCGGTCAGCGTAAGGATCCGCTCAAACGAGCTGGTCTGGACTTGATGCCAAATATAGAAGTTCTGGGAATTGGGTTTACCCCGATTGATGATGTCAGTCCGGTTCTTCAATTTAAGAAACTAAAACAGCTGTGGATGACTAAAACAGGTGTGACGGATTATAGTTTCTTGAAGCAAATTCCGAGCTTGGAGGGGATTGACCTTTCACAAAATGGGGTATCGGATTTAAGTTTCTTACAGGATTATCCTCACTTGAAAGTTGTATCTGCGGCAGGAAATGGGATTAAGGATATTAGTGTCTTGGCTAAATTGAAGGCTCTTGAATCCTTGAACCTTGACCATAATGAGGTATCAGACTTATCTGCTCTGACGGATTTGACTCACCTGACTGCCATCAGTTTAGACAACAACCATCTTTCAAACCTGTCTGCCCTTCAGAACAAGACTAAACTGACGCGACTTTATCTTTCTCAGAATCCGGATTTGGATCTTTCAACCTTGAAGACAGAGAGTCTGGAAGAGTTAACGGTGAACGAAAGCAATGTGAAGGATCTCCAGTTTGTAAAAGATAATCCAAATCTGACGAGCCTAACTATGAAAAATAATCAGGTTTCTAGTTTACAAGGGGTTGAAGAGGCTAAAAAACTAGTTAGTCTGGACTTGGAAA from Streptococcus oriscaviae includes the following:
- a CDS encoding PH domain-containing protein, whose protein sequence is MGLFSGLMGNASQKSNEAVEQELEAILIEGEQVQLAYSLVRDLIVFTDYRLILVDKQGMTGKKASYKSLPYGSISRFTVETSGHFDMDAELKIWISSALEPAEVLQFKSDRNVIDIQKALAAAVLIK
- a CDS encoding peptide chain release factor 3, which translates into the protein MSVQEEIKKRRTFAIISHPDAGKTTITEQLLYFGGEIREAGTVKGKKTGTFAKSDWMDIEKQRGISVTSSVMQFDYAGKRVNILDTPGHEDFSEDTYRTLMAVDAAVMVVDSAKGIEAQTKKLFEVVKHRNIPVFTFINKLDRDGREPLDLLQELEEVLGIASYPMNWPIGMGKSFEGLYDLHNQRLELYRKEERFANLEDGEQLFGNNPFYAQVLEDIELLQEAGNEFSREAILEGNLTPVFFGSALTNFGVQTFLDTFLEFAPEPHGHKTTEGEVIDPLNKDFSGFVFKIQANMDPRHRDRIAFVRVVSGEFERGMAVNLPRTGKGAKLSNVTQFMAEFRENVENAVAGDIIGVYDTGTYQVGDTLTVGKNKFEFEPLPTFTPEIFMKVSAKNVMKQKSFHKGIEQLVQEGAIQLYKNYQTGEYMLGAVGQLQFEVFKHRMEGEYNAEVVMTPMGKKTVRWIKPEDLDERMSSSRNILAKDRFDQPVFLFENDFALRWFADKYPDVELEEKM
- a CDS encoding pneumococcal-type histidine triad protein, giving the protein MKKKITMLALAGVVLSCHLCLAACQKEGQETAPQQEMQDSSLAIPDEELVVVSEIGPKGYMRLHGDESYYVEGPVPYAARFLKDTLVGSDYQFKKEDIQYQLEKGYIVKVKNNYFYYPTTKDAHVVSLAEAKKITKNQKKVLTQAESGVAGIDFPTDDGFLFENEGQILSKTGDGLVLEHNGHSHFIFYKDLKNSKWSYLIPTDYKENSQTNAHGGEKLLSTQPLDDGYVFDPKDIVAEDANGYTVRHGDHYHYIWKSSIQSGSKPNQGGSVEGTLPLVNHPHPNPLPNPNPILPDSSVGQGSGTVTPSEKKRFPGVDYPTSDGFLFDGSGVRGQTSLGLLVGHDTHTHLIPYSHLIASPWESYIPAQYLEAAKAEYLAHSSGQTQPQPPQTEQEKPEVLALAAKKAYLAQLLQVSEEAIQLIETDEGPAFVYPHGDHSHTILVDKVEIGKPIEDPHGDPHAHDKVGMATLKELGFDDEIIEDILHATADSPFPSNEKDPEKMKEWLKTVKYLNIGQRKDPLKRAGLDLMPNIEVLGIGFTPIDDVSPVLQFKKLKQLWMTKTGVTDYSFLKQIPSLEGIDLSQNGVSDLSFLQDYPHLKVVSAAGNGIKDISVLAKLKALESLNLDHNEVSDLSALTDLTHLTAISLDNNHLSNLSALQNKTKLTRLYLSQNPDLDLSTLKTESLEELTVNESNVKDLQFVKDNPNLTSLTMKNNQVSSLQGVEEAKKLVSLDLENNQVKSLEIEGEQKSLTQLNVAGNQLENLEGINDYKALENLNAAKNDIETLAIEEPNTSLKTIDVSENHIPKEELTLNENKIPSAIAEHFPSVEGGSIENNQPKTVETASE
- a CDS encoding TIGR02206 family membrane protein, with product MSDFLTRQQTVPPPISLFWFTIMMLLLVILGYASWKYHDNPRFVKLFRCLQLLQLACLYLWYISYQIPLANSLPFYHCRMAMFALLLCPKGSKVRYYFSLLGLSGAIFALGYPVFDPYDFPHITSFSFLLGHYALYVNSLNDLLQPAKGKILSIKEIVGYTLLMNACLVAVNLLTGGNYGLLSRSPIIQSQDLVLNYVLISAVLIGTLLLFDWIFNHQHLLERLKKQVKN